The Fimbriimonas ginsengisoli Gsoil 348 genome window below encodes:
- a CDS encoding GreA/GreB family elongation factor gives MNEEMIHEPLSGILLTPEGHAALQQELEYLTTVKRPEIADRIRESQQHGEFSEDNSELDEVKFEQAMVENRIGELKAIFGNAHILEPDNIPTDRVGIGSLVTVEDLEFSDKFEVRIVSSIESDPSRDLLSNESPMGTALYGHAPGDSVVFDTPDGKKRYKIHTITR, from the coding sequence ATGAACGAAGAAATGATCCACGAACCGCTGAGCGGCATCCTGCTCACACCCGAAGGGCACGCGGCCCTGCAGCAGGAGCTGGAGTATCTCACCACGGTCAAGCGGCCGGAGATTGCCGACCGCATTCGTGAAAGTCAGCAACATGGCGAGTTCAGCGAAGACAACAGCGAGCTTGACGAAGTTAAGTTCGAGCAAGCGATGGTCGAGAATCGAATCGGCGAGCTGAAGGCGATCTTCGGCAATGCCCATATTCTCGAACCGGACAATATTCCGACCGACCGGGTCGGCATCGGCTCGCTGGTAACCGTCGAGGATCTGGAGTTCTCGGACAAGTTCGAAGTTCGAATCGTGAGCAGCATCGAATCCGATCCGTCGCGAGACCTGCTTAGCAACGAGTCACCGATGGGAACCGCGCTCTACGGCCACGCTCCCGGCGACTCCGTCGTTTTCGACACTCCGGACGGAAAGAAGCGCTACAAGATCCACACCATCACTCGATGA
- a CDS encoding PadR family transcriptional regulator, with protein sequence MGTSGPYSELEYLILAMVGENISSGYAMRKEMNRMRGGRWSAESGSVYRVLRRLEKDNLLLEARRVGVPNRERTEYELTPHGEALLHSWLTFPPDRTELAFLVDPIRTRSYFLGRLRTTEQMRVVKTWLQESKHFVADLRRDLEATSFNRPIQDAAYQNLLYLAEARHEWLKKLLSQIKQVSGVPAAAVGVADEEI encoded by the coding sequence ATGGGAACTTCCGGTCCTTACAGTGAGTTGGAGTACCTCATCCTAGCGATGGTCGGGGAGAACATTTCTTCCGGCTACGCGATGAGGAAAGAGATGAATCGTATGCGAGGTGGTCGGTGGAGCGCCGAAAGCGGCTCCGTGTACCGGGTACTACGCAGACTTGAAAAAGACAACCTTCTTTTAGAGGCGCGGCGCGTGGGCGTTCCCAACCGGGAGCGCACCGAGTATGAGCTCACGCCGCACGGCGAAGCGCTGTTGCACAGCTGGCTGACCTTCCCCCCAGATCGCACAGAGTTGGCGTTTCTGGTCGACCCAATCCGTACCCGCAGCTACTTTCTCGGCCGCTTGCGCACCACCGAGCAGATGCGGGTCGTTAAGACGTGGCTTCAGGAGAGCAAGCACTTCGTGGCCGATCTCCGGCGCGATTTGGAGGCAACTTCCTTCAACCGCCCAATCCAGGACGCCGCGTACCAGAACCTGCTCTACTTGGCCGAGGCCCGGCACGAGTGGCTCAAAAAGCTGCTTTCCCAGATCAAACAGGTAAGCGGAGTCCCCGCCGCCGCCGTCGGCGTCGCGGACGAAGAGATCTAG
- the metX gene encoding homoserine O-acetyltransferase MetX produces the protein MEIDPGLFQENERTAPSADNRRYAQIGPLDCEAGGRLEEVTIAYETWGKLNAARDNAIVVCHALTGDSHAIGWWSNLIGPGKAIDTDRYFVIGTNSLGGCQGTTGPASPHPDDGRPYASRFPIITLRDMIEVQIRLIDTLGIDCLRAVAGGSMGGMQALQWTVQAPGRVRKAFVTASCAAHSAMQIGFNEAARQAIIRDPKWRGGDYPPDDGPDAGLSVSRMIGHLSFLSEQAFAAKFGRRLQGKDRPDYRLGVEFEVESYLNYQGDKFTRRFDANSFLILTRAIDYLELTSLSASESEYLFVSFSTDWLYPSHQSRHLLQMARDAGCPARHVEIDLPYGHDAFLLDGVQQGAHLNDFLSN, from the coding sequence GTGGAAATCGACCCTGGGCTCTTTCAGGAGAATGAGCGCACCGCACCTTCCGCCGACAATCGGCGCTATGCCCAGATAGGCCCTCTCGACTGCGAGGCCGGCGGGCGCCTGGAAGAGGTTACGATCGCCTATGAGACTTGGGGGAAGCTAAACGCGGCGAGGGATAACGCCATCGTCGTGTGCCACGCCCTCACGGGAGACTCTCACGCTATCGGGTGGTGGAGCAACCTCATCGGACCCGGGAAGGCGATCGACACCGACCGGTACTTCGTAATCGGCACGAACTCTCTCGGAGGATGCCAAGGCACTACCGGCCCTGCCTCGCCTCATCCCGACGACGGACGGCCATATGCCAGCCGGTTTCCGATCATCACTCTTCGGGACATGATCGAGGTCCAAATACGGCTCATCGACACCTTGGGCATCGACTGCCTCCGCGCCGTAGCCGGAGGAAGCATGGGAGGAATGCAGGCGCTTCAGTGGACCGTACAGGCCCCGGGACGCGTGCGTAAGGCATTTGTCACCGCAAGCTGCGCGGCCCACTCGGCGATGCAGATCGGATTTAACGAAGCCGCCCGCCAAGCGATCATCCGCGACCCGAAGTGGAGAGGCGGCGACTACCCGCCCGATGACGGACCGGACGCGGGCCTGAGCGTATCTCGAATGATCGGACATCTGAGCTTCCTAAGCGAGCAGGCGTTCGCCGCCAAGTTTGGCCGCCGTCTGCAAGGGAAGGATCGCCCCGACTACCGCCTTGGCGTGGAGTTCGAGGTTGAGAGCTACCTCAACTACCAGGGCGACAAGTTCACGCGACGCTTCGATGCCAACTCGTTCCTGATCCTTACCCGGGCGATCGATTATCTTGAACTGACCTCCCTGAGCGCGAGCGAGAGCGAGTACCTCTTCGTCAGTTTCTCCACCGACTGGCTCTACCCCAGCCATCAAAGCCGCCATCTCCTGCAGATGGCAAGGGACGCCGGATGCCCGGCTCGGCACGTCGAAATCGACCTCCCGTACGGCCACGATGCCTTCCTGCTCGACGGCGTTCAGCAAGGAGCGCACCTAAATGATTTTCTTTCGAATTAG
- a CDS encoding ACT domain-containing protein — MTDGVDFRVLEGRFALVKLPSGSEVPPCPPNAEIWSVTVTEDEVSLVCPEGDAPTDPDEYIERSWRCIKVSGPLDFQLKGILVSLLEPLASAGVSVFALSTYFTDYILVKEHALKTAIEALTAAGHRS, encoded by the coding sequence ATGACCGACGGCGTCGATTTCCGAGTATTGGAGGGTCGATTCGCCCTGGTAAAGCTTCCTTCGGGCTCGGAGGTCCCACCATGTCCGCCGAATGCCGAGATTTGGTCGGTGACCGTTACCGAGGATGAGGTTTCGCTCGTTTGTCCGGAAGGAGATGCTCCGACCGACCCCGACGAGTACATCGAGCGCTCTTGGCGTTGCATCAAGGTTTCGGGACCCCTCGACTTCCAGTTGAAGGGGATCTTGGTGAGCTTGCTGGAACCGTTGGCGTCGGCCGGCGTCTCGGTATTCGCCCTCAGTACCTACTTCACTGACTACATTTTGGTGAAGGAGCATGCCCTCAAGACCGCCATTGAGGCATTGACCGCAGCGGGACACCGAAGTTAG
- a CDS encoding nucleotidyltransferase domain-containing protein, whose product MKDKIARAIRETELEHGVRVLFACESGSRAWGFESVNSDYDVRFLYVRPVAGYLTVLPHRDVIEAMLPDDSDLAGWDLRKTLQLLTKSNPSLFEWFSSPIVYAQDAAFVEEFRDIADRWYSTRRIFMHYLHMAQGNWLGYLQRETVSRKKYLYVLRPALACLWLEANRGAVPMEFDTLRHAVVGDSDVARAIDHLVEAKRAGEELAAGPPDPTLHRFLAAELERLHEVKWKDAEPPEFAELDRFLFRWSSLTG is encoded by the coding sequence GTGAAGGACAAAATCGCCCGTGCGATTAGGGAAACGGAGCTCGAACACGGGGTGCGAGTGCTGTTCGCTTGCGAATCCGGCAGCCGCGCGTGGGGATTTGAGTCGGTCAATAGCGACTACGATGTCCGCTTTCTTTACGTCCGGCCGGTGGCCGGCTACCTCACGGTTCTCCCTCATCGAGACGTCATCGAGGCGATGCTGCCGGACGATAGCGATCTAGCCGGCTGGGATCTCCGGAAAACGCTCCAGCTCCTGACGAAGTCGAATCCGTCGCTTTTCGAGTGGTTTAGCTCGCCGATCGTTTACGCGCAAGACGCGGCATTCGTCGAGGAGTTCCGCGACATTGCCGACCGCTGGTACTCGACTCGCCGGATCTTTATGCATTACCTACACATGGCGCAGGGGAATTGGCTTGGCTACTTGCAGAGGGAAACGGTATCTCGCAAAAAGTATCTGTACGTGCTGCGCCCGGCCCTGGCTTGCCTCTGGTTGGAGGCGAATCGTGGCGCGGTTCCCATGGAATTCGATACGCTTCGACACGCGGTGGTCGGCGACTCGGACGTAGCCCGCGCCATCGACCATCTGGTAGAAGCTAAGCGAGCTGGAGAGGAGTTGGCGGCCGGGCCGCCCGATCCGACCCTACATCGTTTTTTGGCGGCGGAGCTGGAGCGGCTTCACGAGGTGAAATGGAAGGATGCGGAGCCGCCGGAATTCGCGGAGTTGGACCGGTTCCTTTTCCGATGGTCGTCACTGACCGGATAG
- the secE gene encoding preprotein translocase subunit SecE, which translates to MSNSGSGPDDPKQKNLPEPGSSRPRGGVPVPKSKRGLKGFFNEVVREMKKVSWPTRAETNRLTGVVLAVCVMLVIFLTTIGYVFQFIVDFITKGRVG; encoded by the coding sequence ATGTCGAATAGCGGATCTGGCCCGGACGACCCAAAACAGAAAAACCTGCCGGAGCCCGGCTCCTCGCGACCGCGCGGGGGAGTTCCGGTTCCAAAGAGCAAGCGAGGCTTGAAGGGGTTCTTCAACGAAGTCGTCCGCGAGATGAAGAAGGTGAGTTGGCCAACTCGGGCGGAAACCAACCGTCTCACCGGGGTCGTGCTTGCCGTCTGCGTTATGTTGGTGATCTTCCTCACCACCATCGGCTACGTCTTCCAGTTCATCGTCGATTTCATCACGAAAGGACGGGTGGGGTAA
- a CDS encoding type IV pilus twitching motility protein PilT codes for MRSVESFLIETVEADGSDLHFKTDTGKAYLRVHGDLLEVEAPSFTNEEFRAELYKLLRPQQIVKFERDLELDFSFELPGISRFRGNAYQQRGHVQAAFRVIPYEIQSMEDLNLPPATYDFIERPRGLVLVTGPAGSGKSTTLAAMLDRINRTQPVHIVTVEDPIEFVHEDHVALINQRELEVDTVSFANALKYVLRQDPDVILVGEMRDLETIHLAITAAETGHLVFGTLHTVDSIQTVDRIVDVFPTHQQQQIRMQLSVNLVGVVSQTLVRRKDGRGRIAAHEVMVATSAIRNLVRESKTYQIGSIIQTGAKQRMNTLDQALANLVERGLVTKEDARQRSKDPMEFDRLLAIDAKKAAPTPQGPAAGTYGSNRQQTYNGQQPPVNPSHHPHAPVRNQPNRPAYRRD; via the coding sequence GTGCGGTCCGTTGAGTCGTTCCTGATCGAGACGGTTGAGGCGGATGGCTCGGACCTCCACTTCAAAACGGACACCGGGAAGGCATACCTCCGGGTTCACGGCGACCTCTTAGAGGTGGAGGCTCCTTCGTTCACGAACGAAGAATTCAGAGCCGAGCTGTACAAACTATTGCGCCCGCAGCAGATCGTCAAGTTCGAGCGAGATCTCGAGTTGGACTTCTCCTTCGAGTTGCCGGGAATCTCCCGATTTCGAGGAAACGCCTATCAGCAGCGCGGTCACGTCCAAGCCGCCTTCCGCGTGATTCCTTACGAGATCCAGTCGATGGAGGATCTCAACCTGCCACCGGCCACCTACGACTTCATTGAGCGCCCTCGCGGGCTTGTCCTCGTCACCGGTCCGGCCGGCTCGGGCAAGTCGACGACCTTGGCGGCGATGTTGGATCGAATCAATCGAACCCAGCCGGTACACATCGTAACCGTCGAGGACCCGATCGAGTTTGTGCACGAGGACCATGTGGCGCTGATCAACCAGCGCGAGCTGGAAGTCGACACCGTCTCATTCGCCAACGCTCTCAAGTACGTGCTTCGCCAAGACCCGGACGTGATTCTCGTGGGCGAGATGCGCGACTTGGAGACGATCCACCTCGCGATCACCGCCGCGGAAACCGGGCACCTCGTCTTCGGAACTCTGCACACGGTCGACTCGATTCAGACCGTCGATCGTATTGTCGACGTCTTCCCGACGCACCAGCAGCAGCAGATCCGAATGCAGCTCAGCGTGAACCTGGTTGGCGTCGTTTCTCAGACCCTCGTTCGCCGAAAAGACGGCCGGGGCCGGATCGCCGCCCACGAGGTGATGGTCGCCACCTCTGCCATCCGCAACCTGGTCCGAGAGAGCAAGACCTACCAGATTGGGTCGATCATCCAAACCGGCGCGAAGCAGCGAATGAACACGCTGGATCAGGCGCTCGCGAATCTTGTCGAGCGTGGCTTGGTCACCAAAGAAGATGCCCGTCAGCGATCGAAGGACCCGATGGAGTTCGACCGGCTCTTGGCGATCGACGCCAAGAAAGCGGCGCCAACTCCGCAGGGCCCAGCCGCCGGCACCTACGGCTCCAATCGACAACAGACCTACAACGGCCAACAGCCCCCGGTAAACCCCTCCCACCACCCCCACGCTCCCGTTCGCAACCAGCCGAACCGGCCGGCGTATCGACGGGATTAG
- a CDS encoding RNA recognition motif domain-containing protein → MASKSLYVGNVSYSSTEESLLEAFGAHQPSNVRIIEGRGFAFIDVPEDSLEAAIAEMNGKQVDGRTLTVNEARPRSGGGGGGGGYGGGGGGRSGGGGGYSGGGGGGYGGGGGGGYGGGGGGRSGGGGGYGGGGGGRGGDRGGSGGGYGGGKRKSY, encoded by the coding sequence TTGGCAAGCAAATCCTTATACGTCGGCAACGTTTCGTATTCCTCAACCGAGGAATCGCTGCTGGAGGCGTTCGGCGCCCATCAGCCGAGTAACGTTCGCATTATCGAGGGGCGCGGCTTCGCGTTCATCGATGTTCCGGAAGACAGTCTCGAGGCCGCGATCGCTGAGATGAACGGTAAGCAGGTTGACGGCCGAACGCTCACCGTAAACGAGGCCCGACCCCGCTCCGGCGGTGGTGGCGGCGGTGGTGGCTATGGTGGCGGCGGCGGCGGTCGCTCCGGAGGCGGCGGCGGTTACAGCGGTGGCGGCGGTGGCGGCTACGGCGGCGGTGGTGGCGGCGGCTACGGTGGAGGCGGCGGTGGCCGATCCGGCGGTGGCGGCGGCTATGGCGGCGGCGGTGGTGGCCGTGGTGGAGATCGCGGCGGCAGCGGCGGTGGCTACGGCGGCGGAAAGCGCAAGAGCTACTAA
- a CDS encoding type IV pilus twitching motility protein PilT, with product MAITIDSLLAALVENDASDLHLKSGQPPVMRIRGELQRFPQYSMLPSEHDHMLLGMLNEERLERLEEQKEVDLSYNLPGVSRFRVNMFWQRGHIGAVMRVIPHRIRTIAELGMPTVCERISLLPRGLILVTGPTGSGKSTSLAAMIDHINSHKRAHVMTIEDPIEYVHKDKTSIVNQRELATDTHSFSEALRHVMRQNPDVILVGEMRDLETIQLAITAAETGHLVLSTLHTVDAAQTMDRIVDVFTPEQQAQVRTQLSSTIQAVISQTLIPTLDGTGRTAAYEVMVATSAIRTLIRDGKTHSLYMDIQTGADLGMQTLDGCLLRLVKERKIDYEHALAKCSNAQEFVRRAANMGLVEVQPSAVR from the coding sequence ATGGCCATAACGATCGACTCACTGCTTGCCGCGCTGGTTGAGAACGACGCGAGTGATTTGCACCTCAAGTCGGGACAGCCCCCCGTCATGCGTATTCGTGGCGAGCTCCAGCGGTTTCCGCAGTACTCGATGCTTCCTTCGGAGCATGACCACATGCTTCTGGGGATGCTCAACGAAGAGCGCCTGGAGCGGCTTGAAGAGCAGAAAGAGGTCGACCTTTCCTACAACCTTCCCGGCGTTTCGCGCTTTCGGGTGAATATGTTTTGGCAGCGGGGCCATATCGGCGCCGTCATGCGCGTCATCCCGCACCGAATCCGAACGATCGCGGAATTGGGGATGCCGACGGTTTGCGAGCGGATTTCGCTTCTCCCTCGCGGTCTGATCCTCGTCACCGGGCCGACCGGCTCCGGTAAGTCGACTTCGCTGGCCGCGATGATCGATCATATCAACAGCCACAAGCGCGCCCACGTCATGACGATCGAAGATCCGATCGAGTACGTGCACAAGGATAAGACCTCCATCGTCAACCAGCGCGAGCTGGCCACCGATACGCATTCTTTCTCGGAGGCGTTGCGTCACGTGATGCGGCAAAACCCGGACGTCATCCTCGTCGGCGAAATGCGCGACCTGGAGACGATCCAGCTCGCGATCACCGCCGCCGAGACCGGCCACTTGGTTTTATCCACGCTGCACACCGTGGACGCCGCCCAGACGATGGACCGCATCGTCGACGTCTTCACCCCCGAGCAGCAGGCCCAGGTACGGACCCAACTATCGTCTACTATTCAGGCGGTTATTTCGCAAACGCTTATTCCCACTTTGGACGGCACCGGCAGAACGGCGGCGTACGAAGTGATGGTGGCCACATCCGCAATCCGGACGCTGATTCGCGACGGAAAGACTCACTCGCTCTATATGGATATTCAGACTGGCGCGGACCTCGGCATGCAAACCCTCGATGGTTGCCTATTGCGCCTGGTGAAGGAGCGAAAGATCGACTACGAACACGCGCTGGCCAAGTGTTCGAACGCTCAGGAATTCGTGCGCCGAGCCGCGAATATGGGACTCGTGGAGGTGCAGCCAAGTGCGGTCCGTTGA
- the recJ gene encoding single-stranded-DNA-specific exonuclease RecJ, protein MAPLDSPVSARWLIGARNAEAEARLQKELGIPSLVAAILVQRDLADPAAAYKFLNPSLDDLHDPRKLPDYELAKDAILGAKERKELIFVHGDYDVDGVTSAALLNRFLTRIGCQVQTHVPHRMREGYGIHRSAVEAARVAGAKLFLTCDCGIAAHEQVKIAREAGMSVVVTDHHTVGELPDANAVINPHRLDSEYPFDELSGAGVVFRLCDGLSRELGIDLAGYYRAFLDLAALGTIADVMPLVDENRIIARFGLQRLSETKKVGIQALMREAKIILDPGKSLRSYHVGFVLGPRLNAAGRLDDADLALQLLIENDEVKAANLARTIERVNSDRRTEQQRIVDEATEMVIANGWHQRNVIVVGNDSWHSGIVGIVAGRLVDQFHRPTFVVTIDRNSGICKGSARTIPNFNLAEAIHAHPELFLSGGGHAAAAGCSFHFDDFEKVADTLHLYAGKMLTPDDFLPTVRIDVEVDFSEVNLQTAEALQMLEPFGCANPEPVFVARGISLAQILPTKNPAHVRLLLRSGSSSAVPGIAFGIGERLTQTGAGTLADLLFQPNVEEWRGMRSLKLQVKDYVQC, encoded by the coding sequence ATGGCCCCCCTCGATTCTCCTGTTTCGGCCCGTTGGTTGATCGGCGCCCGAAACGCCGAGGCCGAGGCCCGACTGCAGAAAGAACTCGGAATCCCTTCTCTGGTCGCCGCGATTCTCGTTCAACGCGATCTGGCTGATCCGGCCGCGGCATATAAGTTCCTCAATCCTTCACTCGACGACCTCCACGATCCTCGCAAGCTGCCGGATTACGAGCTCGCCAAAGACGCGATTCTCGGGGCGAAAGAGCGAAAAGAGCTGATCTTCGTCCATGGCGACTACGACGTCGACGGCGTCACCAGCGCCGCTCTCCTCAACCGGTTTCTCACCCGCATCGGCTGCCAGGTTCAAACGCACGTCCCGCACCGGATGCGCGAAGGGTATGGCATCCACCGGAGCGCGGTCGAAGCCGCCCGGGTCGCCGGGGCCAAGCTGTTCCTCACCTGCGACTGCGGAATTGCCGCCCACGAGCAAGTAAAAATCGCCCGCGAGGCGGGGATGAGCGTGGTGGTCACCGACCATCACACCGTCGGCGAGTTGCCCGACGCCAACGCGGTGATCAACCCGCATCGCCTCGACTCCGAATACCCATTCGACGAATTGAGCGGCGCCGGAGTGGTCTTCCGCCTATGCGACGGGCTCAGCCGCGAGCTTGGAATCGACCTCGCCGGCTATTACCGGGCTTTTCTGGACCTCGCCGCCCTCGGAACCATCGCCGACGTGATGCCGCTCGTCGATGAAAATCGAATCATCGCCCGCTTCGGCCTGCAGCGGCTATCCGAAACGAAGAAGGTCGGGATTCAGGCGTTGATGCGCGAAGCGAAAATTATTCTGGATCCGGGCAAGTCGCTCCGGTCGTATCACGTCGGCTTCGTGCTCGGCCCTCGGCTGAATGCCGCCGGGCGGTTGGACGACGCCGACCTCGCCCTCCAGCTCCTAATCGAAAACGACGAGGTCAAGGCGGCAAACCTTGCTCGAACCATCGAGCGGGTCAATTCGGACCGCCGAACCGAGCAGCAGCGGATCGTCGACGAAGCCACGGAGATGGTCATCGCGAACGGATGGCATCAACGAAACGTCATCGTCGTCGGCAACGATAGCTGGCACTCCGGCATCGTCGGTATCGTGGCGGGGCGCCTGGTCGACCAGTTCCATCGCCCGACCTTCGTGGTAACGATCGACCGAAATAGCGGAATCTGCAAAGGCTCCGCCCGAACCATTCCGAACTTTAACCTGGCGGAGGCGATACACGCCCACCCGGAGCTCTTTCTCAGTGGCGGAGGCCACGCGGCCGCTGCCGGATGCTCCTTCCATTTCGACGACTTTGAGAAGGTCGCCGATACGCTGCATCTGTACGCGGGCAAGATGCTGACGCCGGACGACTTTCTTCCCACGGTCAGGATCGACGTCGAAGTCGACTTTTCCGAGGTTAACCTACAAACGGCGGAAGCGCTCCAAATGCTCGAACCTTTCGGGTGCGCCAACCCCGAACCGGTGTTCGTCGCCCGGGGAATCAGCCTCGCCCAGATCTTGCCGACCAAGAACCCCGCCCACGTTCGGCTTCTCCTTCGCTCCGGCTCCTCCTCCGCCGTCCCCGGCATCGCCTTCGGCATCGGCGAGCGCCTAACCCAAACCGGCGCCGGCACCCTCGCCGACCTACTCTTCCAACCTAACGTCGAAGAATGGCGCGGCATGCGCTCGCTCAAGCTGCAAGTCAAAGACTACGTCCAGTGCTAG
- a CDS encoding type IV pilus twitching motility protein PilT codes for MIPLDSLTMHQLIRMTYDISASDLMVKAGQVPMSKRYNVISPISPELPVLDERTVKRMLGELMNDRQRRVFEETMEMDLGFTVEGLCRVRCNIYMNRGGWASVSRVVPLRIKTLEELGLPPTLAELTKHGMGLVLVTGPTGSGKTTTLAAMLDIINQNRSCHMVTVEDPLEFIHADKKAYVSQREVGIDTLDFQPALRASLREAPDVILIGEMRDVTTMGIALQAGETGHLVFSTVHTASAYETMDRVINMFPPHEKMYMCQRMGGSLRAIVAQKLVPRADGEGRVAALEILICTPTVTKKIEDGHFSDLYSLMNEGEFWGMQTMNQSLVRYVKAGIISEETAMKNAGVASELKQMLRR; via the coding sequence ATGATTCCGCTCGATTCCCTTACGATGCATCAGCTCATCCGGATGACGTACGACATCAGTGCGTCCGACCTTATGGTCAAAGCCGGCCAGGTCCCGATGAGCAAGCGCTACAACGTGATCAGCCCGATCAGCCCCGAGCTCCCGGTGCTCGACGAACGAACGGTCAAGCGCATGCTCGGCGAGTTGATGAACGACCGCCAGCGGCGTGTTTTCGAGGAGACCATGGAAATGGACCTCGGCTTCACGGTCGAAGGTCTTTGCCGCGTTCGCTGCAACATCTACATGAACCGAGGCGGTTGGGCGAGTGTCAGCCGCGTCGTCCCGCTCCGGATCAAGACCCTCGAGGAGCTTGGCTTGCCGCCGACCCTCGCGGAATTGACCAAGCACGGCATGGGGCTCGTCCTGGTTACCGGGCCGACCGGTTCCGGAAAGACGACCACCCTCGCCGCGATGCTCGACATCATCAACCAGAACCGGTCCTGCCATATGGTCACGGTCGAGGACCCGCTCGAATTTATTCATGCGGATAAGAAGGCGTACGTCAGCCAACGCGAAGTCGGAATCGACACCCTCGACTTCCAGCCCGCGCTTCGCGCCTCCCTTCGTGAAGCTCCGGACGTGATCCTCATCGGTGAAATGCGCGATGTCACCACCATGGGCATCGCCCTCCAAGCCGGTGAAACCGGCCACCTCGTCTTCTCCACCGTCCACACTGCCAGCGCGTACGAGACGATGGACCGCGTCATCAACATGTTCCCGCCGCACGAGAAGATGTACATGTGCCAGCGAATGGGCGGCTCTCTACGGGCGATCGTGGCGCAAAAGCTCGTTCCGCGGGCGGATGGCGAAGGGCGCGTAGCCGCTCTGGAAATCCTGATCTGCACGCCGACGGTCACCAAGAAGATCGAAGACGGCCACTTTAGCGACCTTTACTCGCTTATGAACGAAGGCGAGTTCTGGGGCATGCAGACGATGAATCAGAGTCTCGTCCGGTACGTAAAGGCCGGAATCATCAGCGAAGAAACCGCGATGAAGAATGCTGGCGTCGCTTCCGAGCTCAAGCAAATGCTTCGCCGCTAA
- a CDS encoding YdeI/OmpD-associated family protein codes for MEPVYFESPLQFRSWLEQNHEVEDELLVGFYKTGTGIPSMTWPESVDEALSFGWIDAIRRRVDDERYTIRFVRRRPKSSWSAVNLRRMKVLIEEGRVRPAGLKIYEERIESKTYSYEGRPHDFPDELRERFQAHPKAWEFFQSQPPTYRRHAIWWVTSPKREETKEKRFKELIESSEKGERHPYFINPYIQKK; via the coding sequence ATGGAACCGGTTTACTTCGAATCTCCCTTGCAGTTTCGTTCCTGGCTCGAGCAGAACCATGAAGTGGAAGACGAGCTTTTGGTCGGCTTTTACAAAACGGGGACCGGCATCCCGTCGATGACTTGGCCGGAGTCGGTTGACGAGGCGCTGAGCTTCGGCTGGATCGACGCGATTCGCCGGCGTGTGGACGACGAGCGGTACACGATTCGGTTCGTCCGCCGGCGACCGAAAAGTAGTTGGAGCGCGGTGAACCTTCGGCGAATGAAAGTGCTGATCGAAGAGGGACGAGTCCGCCCTGCCGGTCTGAAGATCTACGAGGAGAGGATCGAGTCAAAAACCTATTCGTATGAAGGGCGTCCGCACGATTTTCCGGACGAGCTAAGGGAGCGCTTTCAGGCGCATCCGAAGGCATGGGAGTTCTTCCAAAGCCAACCCCCCACTTACCGGCGGCACGCGATCTGGTGGGTGACCAGCCCGAAACGCGAGGAGACGAAGGAGAAACGCTTTAAGGAGCTCATCGAATCGTCCGAAAAAGGGGAGCGGCACCCTTACTTCATCAATCCGTACATCCAGAAGAAGTGA
- the nusG gene encoding transcription termination/antitermination protein NusG has translation MPKAWYAVHTIAGHENKVKDVLTRRAQVEGFWDVDMYQILIPTEREMQTRNGKRYEMDRKVFPGYILIQMQMTDDTFKLVKSTSGVTGFVQSGNKPVPLEEYEVRRIMTNLEASKEAPKVNWNKGDAIRVVEGPFSDFTGKIEEVTPDKEKLKVLINIFGRDTPVELDFSQVEKL, from the coding sequence ATGCCTAAGGCATGGTATGCGGTCCACACGATCGCGGGTCACGAAAACAAGGTTAAGGACGTCTTAACGCGTCGCGCCCAGGTCGAAGGATTCTGGGACGTCGACATGTACCAGATCCTCATTCCCACGGAGCGAGAGATGCAAACCCGAAACGGCAAGCGATATGAGATGGACCGGAAAGTTTTCCCGGGCTATATCCTTATCCAAATGCAGATGACGGACGACACGTTCAAGCTCGTGAAGTCCACCAGCGGAGTAACCGGGTTCGTACAGAGCGGCAACAAGCCGGTTCCCCTCGAAGAGTACGAGGTGCGCCGCATCATGACGAATCTCGAGGCGAGCAAAGAGGCGCCGAAGGTTAACTGGAACAAGGGCGACGCGATCCGCGTCGTCGAAGGCCCGTTCTCCGACTTCACCGGAAAGATCGAAGAGGTCACCCCGGACAAGGAGAAGCTCAAGGTCCTTATCAACATCTTCGGCCGCGACACCCCGGTCGAGCTCGACTTCTCTCAAGTCGAAAAGCTGTAG